A window of the Gordonia humi genome harbors these coding sequences:
- a CDS encoding OsmC family protein: MTELWVQRTGTRRYTGKSSRGAEVLIGSEDVEGVFTPGELLKIALAACTGMSTDRPLSRRLGDDYDATVRVSGAADRENEVYPVLSETLEVDLSELDPEAAQRLLVVVERAVDKVCTVGRTVKAGAQVDLTIESE; this comes from the coding sequence ATGACAGAACTGTGGGTGCAGCGCACCGGGACCCGCCGATACACCGGCAAGAGCTCTCGCGGCGCGGAGGTCCTCATCGGTTCGGAGGATGTCGAGGGCGTGTTCACTCCCGGCGAGCTGTTGAAGATCGCGCTCGCCGCCTGCACCGGCATGTCGACTGATCGACCGCTGTCCCGTCGTCTCGGTGACGACTACGACGCGACCGTACGGGTCTCCGGCGCCGCCGATCGGGAGAACGAGGTGTACCCGGTGCTGTCGGAGACGCTCGAAGTGGACCTGTCCGAGCTCGATCCCGAAGCGGCACAACGCCTTCTCGTCGTCGTCGAACGCGCCGTCGACAAGGTGTGCACCGTCGGACGCACCGTCAAGGCGGGGGCGCAGGTCGATCTGACGATCGAATCGGAATGA
- a CDS encoding acylphosphatase, translating into MTQRLSAWVHGHVQGVGFRWWTRSRALELGLVGYASNHVDGRVHVVAEGPREKLDALVAALRSGDTPGRVDLVVEDFSSARGDHSTFSER; encoded by the coding sequence ATGACGCAGCGGCTCTCCGCCTGGGTGCACGGACACGTGCAGGGCGTCGGATTCCGGTGGTGGACGCGCTCGCGCGCCCTGGAGCTGGGGCTGGTCGGCTACGCGTCGAACCACGTCGACGGGCGGGTGCACGTGGTGGCCGAAGGTCCGCGCGAGAAGCTCGACGCTCTGGTGGCCGCCTTGCGGTCCGGGGACACACCTGGCCGCGTCGACCTGGTGGTCGAGGACTTCTCGTCGGCGCGCGGAGACCACAGCACGTTCTCCGAGAGATGA
- a CDS encoding TetR family transcriptional regulator gives MAYRPTENTRRSAQAKRAAMLSAARGLVAESGFSAATVAAIAEGSGVSVGSVYSYFDNRDTLLAEVFRDTAEYEFARVSAAVDAADSPVARLDALIVTFAERALRGRRLAWSLLFEPVIPAVDAQRLRLRRWYRDLGAQVIDDGVAAGVFIPQDAGVTASALLGAISESLVGALNPDIAPPVADDPDALLDTIRAFCFRALGATEKERS, from the coding sequence GTGGCGTACCGGCCCACCGAGAACACGCGACGCAGCGCGCAGGCGAAACGCGCCGCGATGCTGTCGGCGGCGCGCGGTCTGGTCGCCGAGTCGGGATTCTCGGCCGCCACCGTCGCGGCGATCGCCGAGGGGAGCGGCGTCAGCGTCGGCTCGGTGTACTCGTACTTCGACAACCGGGACACACTGCTCGCCGAGGTGTTCCGAGACACGGCCGAGTACGAGTTCGCGCGGGTGTCGGCGGCGGTCGACGCCGCGGACTCGCCGGTGGCGCGGCTCGACGCGCTGATCGTCACCTTCGCCGAACGTGCGCTGCGCGGGCGTCGCCTCGCGTGGTCGCTGCTGTTCGAGCCGGTGATCCCCGCCGTCGACGCGCAACGGCTGCGTCTACGGCGGTGGTACCGCGACCTCGGTGCGCAGGTGATCGACGATGGCGTGGCGGCCGGTGTGTTCATTCCCCAGGACGCCGGGGTCACCGCGTCCGCGCTGCTCGGCGCGATCTCCGAATCGCTCGTCGGTGCGCTGAACCCCGACATCGCGCCGCCGGTCGCCGACGATCCCGACGCCCTGCTCGACACCATCCGCGCGTTCTGCTTCCGAGCCCTGGGCGCCACTGAGAAGGAGAGGTCATGA
- the coaD gene encoding pantetheine-phosphate adenylyltransferase, producing MSAAVCPGSYDPFTLGHRFVVERTAARFDRVVVAVVVNPNKQGMFSIDERIELIRRDCADLPNVEVRSWSGLLVDLVREDDLPTIVKGLRSETDFAYETPMAQMNRELADAETLFMLTDPKFAHVSSSLVKEVAKLGGDVTPYLSSHVHAALSDKLIGVRSV from the coding sequence ATGAGTGCAGCGGTATGCCCCGGTTCGTACGATCCCTTCACCCTCGGACATCGATTCGTCGTCGAGCGGACAGCGGCCCGTTTCGACCGCGTGGTGGTCGCCGTCGTGGTCAACCCCAACAAGCAGGGGATGTTCTCCATCGACGAGCGCATCGAGCTGATCCGCCGTGACTGTGCCGACCTGCCGAACGTCGAGGTTCGGAGCTGGAGCGGCCTGCTGGTCGATCTGGTGCGCGAGGACGATCTGCCGACCATCGTCAAGGGACTGCGGTCGGAGACCGACTTCGCCTACGAGACGCCGATGGCGCAGATGAACCGCGAACTCGCCGACGCCGAGACCCTGTTCATGCTCACCGACCCGAAGTTCGCCCACGTGTCGAGCTCCCTGGTCAAAGAGGTCGCCAAACTCGGCGGCGATGTGACGCCGTACCTGTCGTCGCACGTCCACGCCGCGTTGAGCGACAAGCTCATCGGCGTGCGATCGGTGTAG
- the smc gene encoding chromosome segregation protein SMC, which produces MHLKSLTLKGFKSFASSTTLRFEPGITCVVGPNGSGKSNVVDALTWVMGEQGAKALRGGKMADVIFAGTSGRSPLGRAEVTLTIDNSDGALPIDYSEVSVTRRMFRDGAGEYEINGNSCRLMDVQELLSDSGIGREMHVIVGQGRLSAILESKPEDRRAFIEEAAGVLKHRRRREKAVRKLDAMAANLARLTDLTTELRRQLKPLGRQAEMARRAATVQADLRDARLRLAADDLVARRTEMAEHTSTEHEVRARQDEVAAQLDEATTALTQAQEHLAQVAPAAAEAGRVFHQLATLTERVDGTRRVAGERASHLSSPAAAPSGPDPDRLDEQAEEAAMTEAEHAEAVEEAAARLEYATAALQAAEQASAAAEQAHMAAVRAVADRREGLARLEGQAANLRTKVESVDGETSRLTEAIEAAHRRGDDAQARLDEQAATTAQLESREQGLNEHHERCIAALEQTSETVTTLEQTERDAEHAIASLTARIEALQMGLDRGDGGAWLQENASDGLGSRLSDLITVHDGYEAALALALGPAVDAIATVDGLAAVRALGALRDGDGGRASLIVGGLSGRTRGDRPTLPSGVVWARDVVDAPAEVSGAVDVLLDRVIIVDDAARGLDLAIEHGLIAVTGDGDRMSAATVEGGSSTRPSTLEVQSAIDAAAADLVEARATVDRAAHELTAATASREQAQEAAEGSLAALNESDANVGAAYEQLGRLGMEIRAARAEADRLTRQRRLAEEGRADNLAALTDVEERLARAVDEGDDPTAADTDSEMREAAAAEVAEARSVEVETRLTLRTAEERLASVRGKAESLRRAAVNERANRERLKKQDAARRYAAGVASAVVDAGALLADAVARAADDAARGRDELEAVKAARTAEADELRRLVDELTATMNQLRDAVHRDEIAKAQAALRIEQLEEQILEQFAMAPDDLVAEYGPDVPMPPSDLEMREYEIAKERGEQVVAPVPMPYDRAAQEARAKRAQKDLNALGRVNPLALEEFAALEERYTFLSTQLEDVKQAREDLLDVIADVDARILQVFTDAYADVEKEFTQVFSTLFPGGEGRLVLTDPSDMLTTGVEVEARPPGKKVKRLSLLSGGEKSLTAVAMLVAIFRARPSPFYVMDEVEAALDDANLRRLISLFEQLREKSQLIVITHQKPTMEIADALYGVSMRGDGITQVISQRLRGVDLQPST; this is translated from the coding sequence GTGCACCTGAAGAGCCTAACCCTGAAGGGTTTCAAATCGTTCGCGTCGTCGACGACGCTGCGATTCGAGCCCGGCATCACCTGTGTGGTGGGGCCCAACGGGTCGGGCAAGTCGAACGTAGTGGACGCGCTCACCTGGGTGATGGGGGAGCAGGGGGCCAAAGCGCTGCGCGGGGGCAAGATGGCCGACGTCATCTTCGCGGGCACCTCCGGGCGGTCGCCCCTCGGGCGCGCCGAGGTGACCCTGACCATCGACAACTCCGACGGCGCCCTCCCCATCGACTACTCCGAGGTCTCGGTGACGCGCCGGATGTTCCGCGACGGCGCGGGCGAGTACGAGATCAACGGGAACTCGTGCCGCCTCATGGACGTGCAGGAGCTGCTGTCGGATTCGGGCATCGGTCGGGAGATGCACGTCATCGTCGGGCAGGGGCGTCTCTCGGCGATCCTCGAGTCCAAGCCGGAGGACCGCCGAGCGTTCATCGAGGAGGCCGCGGGCGTTCTCAAACACCGCCGCCGTCGGGAGAAGGCGGTCCGCAAACTCGACGCGATGGCCGCCAACCTCGCGCGGTTGACCGACCTCACCACGGAACTCCGCCGACAGCTCAAACCGCTCGGCCGGCAGGCCGAGATGGCCCGTCGGGCGGCGACGGTGCAGGCCGATCTGCGTGATGCCCGGTTGCGCCTGGCCGCCGACGACCTCGTCGCGCGACGCACCGAGATGGCCGAGCACACCTCCACCGAACACGAGGTCCGCGCGCGTCAGGACGAGGTGGCCGCGCAACTCGACGAGGCGACGACGGCGCTGACCCAGGCACAGGAGCACCTCGCGCAGGTCGCGCCCGCCGCCGCGGAGGCCGGACGCGTGTTCCATCAGCTCGCGACCCTCACCGAACGCGTCGACGGCACACGCCGCGTCGCCGGTGAACGTGCGTCGCACCTGTCGAGTCCGGCGGCCGCGCCGAGCGGTCCCGATCCGGATCGGCTCGACGAGCAGGCCGAAGAAGCCGCGATGACCGAAGCCGAGCACGCCGAGGCCGTCGAGGAGGCCGCGGCGAGACTCGAATACGCGACCGCCGCGTTGCAGGCCGCCGAACAGGCGTCCGCCGCCGCCGAACAGGCGCATATGGCAGCGGTGCGGGCCGTCGCCGACCGCCGCGAAGGCCTCGCCCGGCTGGAGGGACAGGCCGCGAACCTGCGCACCAAGGTCGAGTCGGTCGACGGGGAGACGTCCCGGCTCACCGAGGCCATCGAGGCCGCGCATCGACGCGGTGACGACGCCCAGGCCCGACTCGACGAGCAGGCGGCGACCACCGCGCAACTCGAATCCCGGGAACAAGGGCTCAACGAACACCACGAACGGTGCATCGCGGCGCTGGAACAGACCAGCGAGACCGTCACGACACTGGAACAGACCGAGCGCGACGCCGAGCATGCGATCGCCTCCCTGACCGCCCGGATCGAAGCCCTCCAGATGGGCCTCGACCGCGGCGACGGCGGGGCGTGGCTGCAGGAGAACGCCTCCGACGGGCTGGGATCGCGGCTGTCGGATCTGATCACCGTGCACGACGGATACGAGGCGGCGCTCGCACTGGCGCTCGGGCCCGCCGTCGACGCGATCGCCACCGTCGACGGACTCGCCGCGGTCCGGGCCCTGGGCGCTCTCCGCGACGGCGACGGCGGACGGGCATCGCTCATCGTCGGCGGCCTGAGCGGGCGGACGCGCGGCGATCGTCCGACGCTGCCGTCCGGCGTGGTGTGGGCACGCGATGTGGTCGACGCCCCCGCCGAGGTCAGCGGGGCCGTCGACGTGCTGCTGGACCGTGTGATCATCGTCGACGACGCCGCGCGCGGACTGGATCTCGCGATCGAGCACGGGCTGATCGCGGTGACCGGCGACGGCGACCGGATGTCGGCGGCGACCGTCGAGGGCGGATCGTCGACCCGGCCGTCGACCCTCGAAGTGCAGTCGGCGATCGACGCCGCGGCCGCCGACCTCGTCGAGGCCCGCGCGACCGTGGACCGCGCGGCACACGAGCTGACGGCCGCGACGGCGTCCCGCGAGCAGGCGCAGGAGGCGGCCGAAGGATCGCTCGCCGCGCTGAACGAGTCGGACGCCAACGTCGGCGCCGCCTACGAACAACTGGGCAGGCTCGGCATGGAGATCCGGGCGGCCCGCGCCGAAGCCGACCGGCTGACCCGGCAGCGGCGTCTCGCCGAGGAGGGCCGTGCGGACAACCTCGCCGCGCTCACCGACGTCGAGGAGCGGCTCGCGCGCGCGGTCGACGAGGGCGACGACCCGACCGCCGCCGACACCGACAGCGAGATGCGCGAGGCCGCGGCCGCCGAGGTCGCCGAGGCGCGGTCGGTGGAGGTCGAGACCCGACTCACCCTGCGCACCGCGGAGGAACGCCTCGCCTCGGTGCGCGGCAAGGCCGAGAGCCTGCGCCGCGCGGCGGTCAACGAACGCGCCAACCGCGAGCGGCTCAAGAAGCAGGACGCCGCACGACGATACGCAGCAGGCGTTGCCAGCGCCGTCGTCGACGCCGGAGCGCTGCTGGCCGACGCCGTCGCGCGGGCCGCCGACGACGCCGCACGCGGGCGAGACGAACTCGAGGCCGTCAAGGCCGCGCGGACGGCGGAGGCCGACGAGCTGCGACGTCTCGTCGACGAACTGACCGCCACCATGAACCAGTTGCGCGACGCCGTCCACCGCGACGAGATCGCGAAGGCGCAGGCGGCGCTGCGCATCGAGCAACTCGAGGAGCAGATCCTCGAACAGTTCGCGATGGCGCCCGACGACCTCGTCGCCGAGTACGGTCCCGATGTCCCGATGCCGCCGTCCGATCTGGAGATGCGCGAGTACGAGATCGCCAAGGAACGCGGCGAACAGGTCGTCGCACCGGTGCCGATGCCGTACGACCGCGCCGCACAGGAGGCGCGGGCGAAGCGGGCGCAGAAGGATCTGAACGCGCTCGGCCGAGTGAACCCCCTGGCCCTCGAGGAGTTCGCGGCGCTGGAGGAGCGGTACACGTTCCTGTCGACACAGCTCGAGGACGTCAAACAGGCGCGCGAGGACCTGCTGGACGTGATCGCCGACGTCGACGCCCGCATCCTGCAGGTGTTCACCGACGCCTACGCCGACGTGGAGAAGGAGTTCACGCAGGTGTTCTCGACCCTCTTCCCCGGCGGCGAGGGCCGACTCGTCCTGACCGACCCGTCCGATATGCTCACCACCGGCGTCGAAGTCGAGGCGCGACCGCCGGGCAAGAAGGTCAAACGGCTGTCGCTGCTGTCCGGCGGGGAGAAGTCCCTGACCGCGGTCGCGATGCTCGTGGCCATCTTCCGGGCCCGGCCGTCGCCGTTCTATGTGATGGACGAGGTCGAGGCGGCGCTCGACGACGCCAACCTCCGTCGCCTCATCAGCCTGTTCGAGCAGTTGCGCGAGAAGTCCCAGCTGATCGTCATCACTCACCAGAAGCCGACCATGGAGATCGCCGACGCCCTGTACGGCGTGAGCATGCGCGGTGACGGTATAACTCAGGTCATCTCCCAACGGCTCCGCGGAGTCGACCTGCAACCCTCCACCTGA
- the ftsY gene encoding signal recognition particle-docking protein FtsY gives MSTEVLIGIVVGVVALIILIGVVGYVVNRKRQISITDKPAQMEPTDGTVREVDRSGGYKAGSGFNFSQGGGGSATIDKPKPEPKPEPEPKPEPKPEPAPTSDPGPVAPTPEVETGPDVETEPEVETGPEVETEPKVETEPKVEAGPDVETGPKVETEPTPEPESEPDVVPEPAVPEPAVEQKPEPEPQLDEIEPTAGRLSRLRGRLSRSQGAIGASVLGLLGAGDLDEDSWEEIEDTLVMADLGTAATSTVVERLREELAAGKVRTADDARAALKRILVEQLHPDLDRSVRALPHANGPAVVLVVGVNGVGKTTTTGKLARVLVADGRRVTLGAADTFRAAAADQLQTWGERVGAGIVRGKEGADPASVAFDAVSTGIDDGVDVVLIDTAGRLHTKAGLMDELGKVKRVVEKKVEVDEVLLVLDATVGQNGLMQAKVFGEVVSLTGVVLTKLDGTAKGGIVFRIQEELGVPVKLVGLGEGADDLAPFEPEAFVDALL, from the coding sequence GTGAGTACTGAAGTCCTGATCGGCATCGTCGTCGGAGTGGTCGCGCTGATCATTCTGATCGGCGTGGTCGGTTATGTGGTCAACCGCAAGCGGCAGATCTCGATCACCGACAAGCCTGCTCAGATGGAGCCGACCGACGGCACCGTCCGCGAGGTCGACAGATCCGGCGGATACAAGGCCGGATCGGGCTTCAACTTCAGCCAGGGCGGCGGAGGGTCGGCGACGATCGACAAGCCGAAACCGGAGCCGAAGCCGGAGCCGGAGCCGAAACCCGAGCCGAAGCCGGAGCCTGCGCCGACATCCGATCCCGGGCCGGTCGCGCCGACGCCCGAGGTCGAGACTGGGCCCGATGTAGAGACTGAGCCAGAGGTAGAGACCGGGCCGGAGGTTGAGACTGAGCCGAAGGTCGAGACTGAGCCGAAGGTCGAGGCTGGGCCGGACGTAGAGACGGGGCCGAAGGTCGAGACAGAGCCGACGCCGGAGCCGGAGTCGGAGCCGGATGTCGTCCCCGAACCTGCCGTCCCCGAACCCGCTGTCGAGCAGAAGCCCGAACCCGAACCGCAGCTCGACGAGATCGAGCCGACCGCCGGACGTCTGTCGCGTCTGCGCGGGCGCCTGTCGCGGTCGCAGGGTGCGATCGGCGCGAGCGTTCTCGGCCTGCTGGGTGCCGGAGACCTCGACGAGGACTCGTGGGAGGAGATCGAGGACACGCTCGTCATGGCCGACCTCGGCACCGCGGCCACCTCCACCGTCGTCGAACGGCTCCGGGAGGAGCTCGCCGCGGGCAAGGTCCGCACGGCCGACGACGCGCGCGCCGCGCTCAAGCGCATCCTCGTCGAGCAGCTGCATCCCGATCTCGACCGGTCGGTCCGGGCACTCCCTCATGCGAACGGCCCGGCCGTGGTCCTCGTGGTCGGCGTGAACGGCGTCGGTAAGACCACGACCACGGGCAAGCTGGCCCGCGTCCTCGTCGCCGACGGGCGTCGGGTCACGCTCGGTGCCGCCGACACCTTCCGCGCCGCCGCCGCCGACCAGCTCCAGACCTGGGGCGAGCGCGTCGGCGCGGGCATCGTCCGAGGCAAGGAGGGCGCCGATCCGGCGTCGGTGGCGTTCGACGCCGTCTCGACCGGCATCGACGACGGCGTGGACGTCGTCCTCATCGACACGGCCGGCCGCCTGCACACCAAGGCCGGTCTGATGGACGAACTCGGCAAGGTCAAGCGCGTCGTGGAGAAGAAGGTCGAGGTCGACGAGGTACTGCTCGTCCTCGACGCGACCGTCGGACAGAACGGCCTGATGCAGGCCAAGGTCTTCGGCGAGGTGGTCTCCCTGACCGGTGTGGTCCTGACCAAACTCGACGGAACGGCCAAGGGCGGCATCGTCTTCCGGATCCAGGAGGAGCTCGGCGTCCCGGTGAAGCTCGTCGGCCTCGGCGAGGGCGCCGACGATCTTGCGCCGTTCGAGCCCGAGGCGTTCGTCGACGCGCTGTTGTAG
- a CDS encoding DivIVA domain-containing protein has product MYRVFEALDELVALVEEARTVPMTAGCLIPRGDVLELLDDLRDALPAELDDAQDVLDERDTLVSNARETSDKLITGAENDSEAMVAHARAEADRVLAEAQARAERIVADAGVHAQEAVDAAAEEAQRLEASANREFEAVTGRARAEAARVVEAGDASYHKSVADGIAEQQRLVSESETVAAAKSEAERIVDAAHAESDRLRGECDVYVDDKLADFEDILTGTLRSVNRGRQQLRTGAGMHDYVEYPHGVDEEVAPAQMAG; this is encoded by the coding sequence GTGTACCGCGTATTCGAAGCGCTGGACGAACTCGTCGCTCTCGTCGAAGAGGCGCGCACCGTCCCGATGACCGCAGGCTGCCTCATTCCTCGTGGGGACGTTCTGGAACTGCTCGACGACCTGCGTGACGCCCTGCCCGCCGAACTCGACGACGCCCAGGACGTGCTCGACGAGCGCGACACCCTCGTGTCCAACGCCCGTGAGACCTCCGACAAGCTGATCACCGGGGCCGAGAACGATTCGGAGGCGATGGTCGCCCATGCCAGGGCGGAGGCGGATCGCGTTCTCGCCGAGGCTCAGGCCCGGGCCGAGCGCATCGTCGCCGATGCGGGCGTCCACGCCCAGGAGGCCGTCGACGCCGCGGCCGAGGAGGCTCAGCGTCTGGAGGCCAGTGCCAACCGCGAGTTCGAGGCCGTGACGGGCCGCGCGCGCGCCGAGGCGGCACGCGTGGTCGAGGCCGGCGACGCCAGCTACCACAAGTCGGTGGCCGACGGCATCGCCGAACAGCAGCGCCTGGTCTCCGAATCGGAGACCGTCGCGGCGGCCAAGAGTGAGGCCGAGCGCATCGTCGACGCCGCGCATGCGGAGTCGGACCGACTGCGCGGCGAGTGCGACGTGTACGTCGACGACAAGCTGGCCGACTTCGAGGACATCCTCACCGGAACGCTCCGCTCGGTGAACCGCGGGCGGCAGCAGCTGCGCACCGGCGCGGGAATGCACGACTACGTCGAGTACCCGCACGGGGTCGACGAGGAGGTCGCGCCCGCGCAGATGGCGGGCTGA
- a CDS encoding YceD family protein, which produces MSVKPFVIDVRSVPRRAGSMVEVDRTVVTPDRIGAEMIGIPADSDVHLDLRLESVTEGVLVSGTVSGSTEGQCGRCLEALDDSVSVYLTELFAYPDSETDKTSDDEDVERIVDEEIDLEQTIIDAIATELPLSPVCAPDCAGLCQICGVRLADAEPDHGHEVIDPRWAKLADKLVDPEPDGSEGGRA; this is translated from the coding sequence GTGAGTGTCAAACCCTTTGTGATCGACGTACGCAGCGTGCCTCGTCGTGCCGGTTCCATGGTCGAAGTCGACCGCACCGTCGTGACGCCCGACCGCATCGGGGCGGAGATGATCGGCATCCCCGCCGACTCGGATGTTCATCTGGACCTGCGTCTGGAGTCGGTCACCGAGGGAGTCCTGGTCTCCGGAACCGTCAGCGGTTCCACCGAGGGGCAGTGCGGTCGGTGTCTCGAAGCACTCGACGACTCGGTGTCCGTCTATCTGACCGAGCTGTTCGCGTATCCGGACTCGGAGACCGACAAGACCTCCGATGACGAGGACGTGGAGCGGATCGTCGACGAGGAGATCGATCTCGAGCAGACGATCATCGACGCGATCGCTACGGAGCTGCCGCTGTCGCCGGTCTGCGCACCGGACTGCGCGGGTCTGTGCCAGATCTGCGGGGTCCGTCTGGCCGACGCCGAACCGGACCACGGTCACGAGGTCATCGACCCCCGGTGGGCCAAGCTCGCCGACAAGCTCGTCGATCCCGAGCCGGACGGCTCGGAGGGCGGGCGCGCATGA
- the mutM gene encoding bifunctional DNA-formamidopyrimidine glycosylase/DNA-(apurinic or apyrimidinic site) lyase, translated as MPELPEVETIRSGLAPHVAGRLIDDVQVLHPRAVRRHVGGATDLENRLRGKRFDAVQRRGKYLWLTGADASDEVAVVVHLGMSGQLLISDPEAPAQKHLRIRLRLDDGNEVRFVDQRTFGGWHVDDLVDVHGRLLPESVAHIAPDPFEDLFDPDRVVAVLRRKQTEVKRAILDQTVVSGIGNIYADESLWRAKVHGAQKTDRTSKPRLRGVLDAASEVMAEAVKVGGTSFDELYVNVNGQSGYFDRSLNAYGREGQPCRRCGTAMRRESFMNRSSYFCPTCQRRR; from the coding sequence GTGCCCGAACTCCCCGAAGTCGAGACCATCCGCTCCGGCCTGGCGCCGCATGTGGCGGGCCGTCTGATCGACGACGTCCAGGTGCTCCATCCCCGAGCGGTGCGGCGTCATGTCGGCGGTGCGACGGATCTCGAGAACCGCCTGCGCGGCAAGCGTTTCGACGCCGTGCAGCGACGCGGTAAGTATCTGTGGCTCACCGGTGCCGACGCCTCGGACGAGGTCGCCGTGGTGGTGCACCTGGGCATGAGCGGCCAGCTCCTGATCAGTGATCCCGAGGCGCCCGCGCAGAAGCATCTGCGGATCCGGTTGCGGCTCGACGACGGCAACGAGGTCCGCTTCGTCGACCAGCGGACCTTCGGCGGCTGGCACGTCGACGATCTGGTCGACGTGCACGGTCGGCTGCTGCCGGAGTCGGTGGCGCACATCGCGCCCGATCCGTTCGAGGATCTGTTCGACCCCGATCGGGTGGTGGCCGTGCTGCGTCGCAAGCAGACCGAGGTCAAGCGCGCAATTCTGGACCAGACCGTGGTGTCGGGCATCGGCAACATCTACGCCGACGAATCGCTGTGGCGCGCGAAGGTGCACGGCGCGCAGAAGACCGACCGCACCTCGAAGCCACGGCTGCGCGGTGTGCTCGACGCCGCGAGCGAGGTGATGGCCGAGGCCGTGAAGGTCGGCGGAACGTCGTTCGACGAGCTGTATGTGAACGTGAACGGGCAGTCGGGGTACTTCGATCGTTCGTTGAACGCGTACGGACGGGAAGGGCAGCCGTGTCGACGGTGCGGCACGGCGATGCGACGTGAGTCGTTCATGAACCGCAGCTCGTACTTCTGCCCGACGTGTCAGCGGAGGCGATAG
- the rnc gene encoding ribonuclease III has translation MSKRPDPQILLDALGVHIDRDLLTLALTHRSYAYENGGLPTNERLEFLGDAVLGVVVTERLYVGFPDRPEGELAKIRASVVNMHALADVARGLGEGGLGAHIYLGRGEELTGGRDKASILADGLESVFGALFLDHGIELAKKVIMGLFEPIIARAGELGAGLDWKTSLQELSAERNAGPPQYQVTSTGPDHDKEFTAVAIVAGRDLGQGIGRTKKEAEQKAAALAWRTLNESTDLLVPDDTVSDDAAPASN, from the coding sequence ATGAGCAAGCGTCCCGACCCGCAGATCCTGCTCGACGCGCTCGGCGTCCACATCGACCGCGACCTGCTGACTCTGGCGCTGACGCACCGGTCGTACGCCTACGAGAACGGCGGCCTGCCGACCAACGAGCGGTTGGAGTTCCTGGGCGACGCCGTGCTCGGCGTCGTCGTGACCGAGCGGCTCTACGTCGGATTCCCGGATCGTCCCGAAGGCGAGTTGGCCAAGATCCGCGCGAGCGTGGTCAACATGCACGCGCTGGCCGACGTCGCGCGGGGTCTGGGCGAGGGCGGCCTCGGCGCCCACATCTATCTGGGGCGCGGTGAGGAGCTCACCGGCGGTCGCGACAAGGCGAGCATCCTCGCCGACGGTCTCGAATCGGTGTTCGGCGCATTGTTCCTCGACCACGGCATCGAGTTGGCCAAGAAGGTCATCATGGGGCTGTTCGAGCCGATCATCGCCCGCGCGGGTGAATTGGGCGCCGGACTGGACTGGAAGACCTCTCTCCAGGAACTGTCGGCCGAGCGCAACGCCGGTCCGCCGCAGTACCAGGTCACCTCGACCGGACCCGATCACGACAAGGAGTTCACCGCCGTCGCGATCGTCGCGGGTCGTGACCTCGGTCAGGGCATCGGTCGCACCAAGAAGGAGGCCGAGCAGAAGGCCGCCGCGCTCGCCTGGCGGACGCTGAACGAGTCGACCGATCTCCTGGTGCCGGACGACACGGTGTCCGACGATGCGGCGCCCGCGAGCAACTGA